AAATTTAAAGATTTTGACATAGGACTTTATAATTTAAATGTAAAAGGTATTGCTACAGGAAAAATACTTCCAAAGGGAGTTGGAATATGGGTTGTAGTAGTAAATGATAAAATATATTCACAACTAGAAAAAGACTTTGGAAATACTACAGTTAATGTAACAGGATATGATTATAAAAACTGGGAACAAAGCTCTAAAGCAGATGAAATAATACAAAATAAACTAAAAGATGCTTCAATAAATAATTATGAAAAAAGACAAAACTATGACTCGTTTTTTAGTTTACCAAAACTTTTTGAAAACAACTCAAGTATAGATAATAAAGCATTTATTATAGATGCTTTTATATCTATAATATGTATGTTAATAAGTATTAGCTTTTTATACTATAATTTCTATAAAAACATGAAATTAGAACAAATAAAAGATGATAAAAATGTTGAAATTCCTAAATTATCATTTAATGTATAATAAAAAAGGTTTAAGTATTAAATTAATACTTAAACCTTTTTTACGCTTAACAAAATTATGATTACTAAAAATCTTTGTATAATCTATAAAACTTAGATTTACTAACATTATATGTTTTGAGCGTAAAAAAGTTTTTTGAGCAACGGACGAAGTCGTTGGCGATATGAGCTAAGCGAATTTTGTATAAAGCACACTTAATGCAATTAAAGCTTGAGCTGTGTAGTACACTAATAAATTTAACGCTCCAAGAATTTTAGGTGGATTTTTATAAAAATAATCAAAAGCTAATATTAAATCAGATAGTACAAATAACAATGCACCTATTGTAACTATCAAAATATCGAAGCTAGAGTTATTTGATAAATACAAATTTAATGATTGAGCAAACATAAAACTAATAACTACAGCGTAAAAAGCTACATAATTAAACATTCCTTTAAAATCTAATCCTTTTATTGACTTTAAAAATAATAAAGAAATAGACGATAAAATTATTGTGAAAATTATAGTGTATATGCTAAACTCACTAATACATATAAAGCCTACAGAAAAAAATATATGTGCAAAGCTAAAACTTAAAAGGCCATATATAAAGTTTTTACTCATAGTAGATTCACTTTCTTTTGCATATATAAGAAAGACATCTCCAAATAATGAAAATATAAGACCTAATAATATAAATATGAAATATGCAAAGTTAGTATTATTTTCAATGTATCCACTTATAGCAACAAATACAAATAATATACTAGTTATTGTTTTAGATAGTCCACGATAATTTTTATAAGGTTTATATGTAAAATATAATAAGAATGTTAAAGAAATAAATAAAAAAAGTAACAATAAGTAAGTCATAAAATCCCTCCATGATTAAATTTTCCTTTATATAAAACTATAGTATCATACTATGCATTAAACATTAAATAAAAAACAATATAATTAAAATATATAATTTATAATATAAAAATTATATATGTGGTTAAATATGCTTCTTGAAAATAACTTGTTTTTAATGTAATGTATTACTATGTGAAATTTTAACAATAAAATTTAAGGAGATTTAAAAGTGACTTATATAAATGCAAAAAGTAAATATTTAATAAATGTAAAAAATATTAAGGTAAAGCATAAATTTGATACATTAGTAACAAAATCGGTTAATATAACAGAAGATCAAATTGAAGAATGTAAAAAATATGCTGAAAAATATATAGAAGAATCTAACGAGTATAAAGTATTAGTACCAGCATCTGTTAAAGATGAAAAAATACAAAAAGAAATTGCAAAACAAATAGTATTTGCAGACAAGATAGGAGAATGTGCAGTTTTAAATTATTTTAAATATAGGGGTGTTAAGCCAGATATCTTAAAAAGTAATAAAATAGGTATAAAAACTTATATAGATAAAGATATTCATAATAGACTTATAATAGATAAAAAAGATATTGAATCAAAAAATAAAAACCAATATTATATTGGAGCACATCTAAATCTAGAAGTTGAAGATAAAAAACATCCAATTAAAAAATATTTAGTTAAAAATATTTATGATATAAAAAGAGTTCAATTATATGGATATTTAGAAACTAAATTTATAGAGAGTTTAAGATATGAAGTTGTAAATAAAAAGGATGGAAAGAAAGAATATAAGTTCTATACTAAAAAAGCTTCTAATTATGAAAAGAAAGATAAGTATGCTAATTTTGGATTTGATTGTAAATGGTATTACTTAGATAGAGTGATGGATATAGAAGGATTAGTAATGAAAATAAAGAAATAGTTTATAAATTTTGACTATAAAAGATTAACTTTAATTAATAAAAGTTAATCTTTTTTTGTAAGTTGAATTATTATTTGATATATGATATTTTAGGAAAAGATTAACAAATTTTCATGGGGGTAAATATGGATAAAAAACTTAGTAATAAAGCTATTAAATCTTGGATTATAGGAAGAACAATTGGATTAATAATCTTTATATCTATTTACTTAGTGTTAAGATTGGTTCTACCTATACTTGAGATAAATACAATTAACTATATTCTTGACAACTATATATCATGGATAAATATGATTATATTGCTTATTGTTGTTTTAATTGCAATATCCGCATACATAGAACCATTCTTTGAATATAAGCAATGGAGTTATAGGATAAATGAAGAAGAAATATCTTTTACTGAAGGAATATTTTTAAAAAGAAGTGTTACGATTCCAATTGTACGAATTCAAAATATAAACTTATCAGAAGGACCTATAAATAGAAAATTTAATTTAGCTGATGTTAAGATTGGAACTGCAGGTGGAAGCTATAAAATTCCTAATCTTGATAAAGAAGAAGTCGAGAAAATTAGAGAGTTTTTAAAGATTAAAATCAATGAAAATGTTAGAGAGGAGCTTGATGCATAATTATGAATGAAGAACTTAATGACAATAAAACTAATTATGAAAATAAAAGCTTCACAAATGAAAACATAAAAATAAGAAATAATTGGAAGAGTTTAATTTATAAGCTTATAAAAGGTACGATCAGCAATTTTGGACTAGGTGTACTTTTTATAGTATTTCTAAAACAATGGTTTTGGATAGCTATAGTGTTGTTTGTAGTTTTAGACATTATATTTTCAATAATAGGATGGAAGTATGAGTATATAAGCATAGAAGATAATGAGGTACATTATTATAAGGGGATATTTTCAAAGGAAACATTAATAATACCAAAGAAAAGTTTTAAGTCTATGGATATATCACAGAACTTAATAGAAAGATTATTAGCATATAAAATTGTGAAAATAGAAAGTCCTTCAAAAGATTTTGGTATAGATGATATAAAAATAAGTTTAAATAACGAACAAATTGATATCCTTAAATCTTTTGCTCTTGATGATTTGAATAATGAATGTACAGTTGATGTAAATGAACTTAATAGTATAAAAGACAATGAAGAGTCTAACGAAATAAAACAAAAAAAGATAGAAACTAAAAAGTTAGTTATATATGGGTTTACAAGCTTTAACTTATTTGTTGCATTGATTTTTATTTTTAATATTTTAGGAAAGATAGATGATTTCATCAGTTCAGATTATTTATCAAATATTATAGATGGAGCTTTTAAAAATAATTCGCAAAGTATGACTATTATATTGATTTCTATTGGACTTTTAATTTTCTTAATTATACTAAAACTTATTGCAACTGTATATTATGTTATTAAGTATTATAATTTTACTTTATTAAAAGAGAACAATAATATAAAAATAACGTATGGTCTATTTAGCACAAAAGAGTTTTCTTTCAAAGACAATAATATAAAACTTATTAAAATTAAATCAAATCCAATAAGGCAATTTTTAAATATATATGAATTAAATTTAATTATTAAAGGTTATACAGGAGAAGGAAATGAGAAAATTATAATGTATCCAATAGGATCCCTAAACGAAATTAATGATGTTATAAAAGAATTTATTCCTGATTGGAGCTTTAAAGAAACTGGAGATGGGATAGAAAAGGGAAGAATTTCTATTTTAATAAAACCTATTTTACTAATTTTTACTATTTCTATAGTATGTTATTTAATATTAAAAACACAATGGGTTTGGTTTATTAATTTAACTATTATATTAACTTTGATAAACTCTGCACTGAAAATAAGAAATTTAAACATTAGCGTGGATAATAAAAAAGTGAGAGCTGTAAATGGGGGATTATTTAGGACTATACATATATTAAGAGGAAGAGATATACAAGCTGTTGAATTTAAAACGAATCCTATTCAATCTAAAAACAATGTAGGTAAGATTACTATTGATTATTACAGTGAATCATCAGAAGAAATCAAATTAATATATATGAATAAAAATTATGTTGAGAAGTTAATTGAAGCTTCTAAATGATAATAAAAAAAGGTTGTGAGAAAATCTCACAACCTTTTTTATGGGCTAGCGTATACTTATGTCTGAGCATAAGTTCCCACTGATATTTATTATAATATAAAGTATTGTTAATGTAAAGATAAAATTTTATTTTAAAAAATTTTTAAAACTGAAAACCTTGGAAAATCTATAGGATATTAATATAAAAAAATTAAAGTAAATAATATCAGATTAAGATAAATAAAAATGGTGTATATACAATATGTAGTACAATGAAAATAGTTTTATTACTATATATTGTATTTAAAATATTTATCTATTTTGCAAAGGTGGGAAAAAATGAAGTATATTAAACTCAACAATGAAGTAATAATCAAAGATAAAAATGGAAAATATCAACTAGAAAAAGA
The nucleotide sequence above comes from Paraclostridium bifermentans. Encoded proteins:
- a CDS encoding lysoplasmalogenase produces the protein MTYLLLLFLFISLTFLLYFTYKPYKNYRGLSKTITSILFVFVAISGYIENNTNFAYFIFILLGLIFSLFGDVFLIYAKESESTMSKNFIYGLLSFSFAHIFFSVGFICISEFSIYTIIFTIILSSISLLFLKSIKGLDFKGMFNYVAFYAVVISFMFAQSLNLYLSNNSSFDILIVTIGALLFVLSDLILAFDYFYKNPPKILGALNLLVYYTAQALIALSVLYTKFA
- a CDS encoding PH domain-containing protein, which encodes MDKKLSNKAIKSWIIGRTIGLIIFISIYLVLRLVLPILEINTINYILDNYISWINMIILLIVVLIAISAYIEPFFEYKQWSYRINEEEISFTEGIFLKRSVTIPIVRIQNINLSEGPINRKFNLADVKIGTAGGSYKIPNLDKEEVEKIREFLKIKINENVREELDA
- a CDS encoding PH domain-containing protein; the protein is MNEELNDNKTNYENKSFTNENIKIRNNWKSLIYKLIKGTISNFGLGVLFIVFLKQWFWIAIVLFVVLDIIFSIIGWKYEYISIEDNEVHYYKGIFSKETLIIPKKSFKSMDISQNLIERLLAYKIVKIESPSKDFGIDDIKISLNNEQIDILKSFALDDLNNECTVDVNELNSIKDNEESNEIKQKKIETKKLVIYGFTSFNLFVALIFIFNILGKIDDFISSDYLSNIIDGAFKNNSQSMTIILISIGLLIFLIILKLIATVYYVIKYYNFTLLKENNNIKITYGLFSTKEFSFKDNNIKLIKIKSNPIRQFLNIYELNLIIKGYTGEGNEKIIMYPIGSLNEINDVIKEFIPDWSFKETGDGIEKGRISILIKPILLIFTISIVCYLILKTQWVWFINLTIILTLINSALKIRNLNISVDNKKVRAVNGGLFRTIHILRGRDIQAVEFKTNPIQSKNNVGKITIDYYSESSEEIKLIYMNKNYVEKLIEASK